A single Phoenix dactylifera cultivar Barhee BC4 chromosome 1, palm_55x_up_171113_PBpolish2nd_filt_p, whole genome shotgun sequence DNA region contains:
- the LOC103717060 gene encoding 1-aminocyclopropane-1-carboxylate oxidase-like: MENSFPVISMEKLKGEERGETMELLRDACENCGFFELLNHGISHELMDEVERLTKGHYRQCKEQRFKEFASKALEEGKQSDAANNIDWESTFFLRHLPESNMSEIPDMDDQYRKAMKEFAAEIEKLAERLLDLLCENLGLEKGYLKKAFCGSKGPTFGTKISSYPPCPRPELIKGLRAHTDAGGIILLFQDDRVSGLQLLKDGQWLDVPPLRHSIVVNLGDQLEVITNGKYKSVMHRVLARTDGNRMSIASFYNPGSDAVIFPAPSLLGKEAEKKKSEVYPKFVFEDYMKLYVRHKFQAKEPRFEAMKAFPIRTSQELEPV; encoded by the exons atggagaacTCCTTCCCGGTTATCAGCATGGAGAAACtgaagggagaggagaggggagagacgATGGAGCTACTGCGAGATGCTTGCGAGAACTGTGGTTTCTTTGAG CTGCTGAACCACGGAATCTCCCATGAGCTCATGGACGAGGTGGAGCGGCTAACCAAAGGCCATTACAGGCAATGCAAGGAGCAAAGGTTCAAGGAATTCGCGAGCAAAGCCCTCGAGGAAGGGAAACAATCTGACGCCGCCAACAACATCGACTGGGAGAGCACCTTTTTCCTTCGCCATCTCCCCGAGTCCAACATGTCCGAGATCCCCGACATGGACGACCAATACCG GAAGGCGATGAAGGAATTCGCAGCAGAGATAGAGAAACTGGCGGAGAGGTTATTAGATTTGCTCTGTGAGAATCTGGGGCTCGAGAAGGGGTACCTGAAGAAGGCCTTCTGCGGGTCCAAGGGACCGACCTTCGGCACCAAAATCAGCAGCTACCCACCCTGCCCGCGCCCGGAGCTGATCAAGGGCCTGAGGGCGCACACCGACGCCGGCGGCATCATCCTTCTCTTCCAGGATGATCGCGTCAGTGGCCTCCAGTTGCTCAAGGACGGGCAGTGGCTCGACGTGCCGCCTCTGCGCCACTCCATCGTCGTCAACCTCGGAGATCAGCTCGAG GTCATTACCAACGGCAAGTACAAGAGCGTGATGCACCGGGTGTTGGCTCGGACGGATGGGAATAGGATGTCGATCGCCTCCTTCTACAACCCCGGAAGCGACGCTGTCATCTTTCCAGCACCTTCCTTGCTGGGGAAAGAggcagagaagaagaagagtgagGTTTACCCCAAGTTTGTGTTTGAGGATTACATGAAGCTGTATGTGAGACACAAGTTTCAGGCCAAGGAGCCCAGGTTTGAAGCCATGAAAGCCTTTCCTATCCGCACCTCCCAAGAACTTGAACCGGTATAA
- the LOC103717061 gene encoding protein CLMP1 gives MGKSGGRKKKGGGNPATGQPSPAGTTPAAAPNGGGAHVPDAPALLRRAHELKEEGNRLFQARDYVGAVQQYDLALKLTPRGHPDRAIFHSNRAACLMQMRPVDHEAVAAECSLALQAQPRFPRALLRRARALDALRRPELALQDVQTLLEVDPSNSDALDLARRLRPALSSASASASLPPDLLSRPSPAALGASAVRTAAPIAGLGPCLPARPVPKKSSPPPTPARPPVTPSNNHHQQQQRPPSSLLLPNGPRPKSPPKPAAATEASSGLDNNSGSQKQLQRSVGKESSLDSAGTAAAVLTRWRPLKLVYDHDIRLARMPAKCSFKTLREVVANRFPSSKSVLIKYKDAEGDLVTITSSVELRLAESCADQLAPPKDSKESPEINKDEKLQALRLHIVDVIPEQEPSLPQEEDEEEEEKPVEDEGLTKVDESLSHSSAGDSGLDGVDNEVMKTDQEKELPKESGLDGKKECDHAECKEVEIDDWLFDFAQLFRNQVGIDPDAHLDLHELGMELCSEALEETVTSEEAQRLFEMAAAKFQEVAALAFFNWGNVHMCAARKRIPLDESSPKEVLAAQLQTAYDWVRERYALAGQKYEEALRIKPDFYEGLLALGQQHFETAKLHWSFALANKIDLSTWDPGETINLFNSAEEKMKAATEMWEKVEEQRIIELKDPGMSKKDELLKRRKKQGVLDGQGELSADEAAEQAAVMRSQIHLFWGNMLFERSQVEFKLGVGDWKKNLDAAVERFKLAGASEAEISVVLKNHSSNVAGVESDEGKGRISSNGASETNVKDEDNSVLEN, from the coding sequence ATGGGGAAATCCGGTGGCCGGAAGAAGAAAGGCGGAGGTAATCCGGCCACCGGACAGCCCTCGCCCGCGGGAACGACCCCCGCGGCCGCGCCCAACGGCGGCGGTGCCCATGTTCCGGACGCGCCTGCCCTGCTGCGGCGCGCGCACGAGCTCAAGGAGGAAGGGAATCGGCTCTTCCAGGCGCGGGACTACGTGGGGGCGGTTCAGCAGTACGACCTGGCTCTGAAGCTGACACCGCGCGGCCACCCGGACCGTGCCATCTTCCACAGCAACCGGGCGGCGTGCCTCATGCAGATGCGGCCCGTCGACCACGAGGCCGTCGCCGCCGAGTGCTCCCTCGCCCTCCAGGCCCAGCCACGCTTCCCGCGCGCCCTCCTCCGCCGCGCCCGCGCCCTCGATGCCCTTCGCCGCCCCGAGCTCGCCCTCCAGGACGTCCAGACCCTCCTTGAGGTCGATCCCTCCAACAGCGACGCCCTCGACCTCGCCCGCCGCCTCCGCCCCGCCCTCTCCTcagcctccgcctccgcctccctTCCCCCCGACCTCCTCAGCCGCCCCTCCCCCGCCGCCCTCGGCGCCTCCGCCGTTCGCACCGCCGCTCCCATCGCCGGCCTCGGCCCCTGCCTCCCCGCCCGCCCAGTCCCCAAGAAGTCCTCCCCGCCCCCGACCCCCGCTAGACCCCCCGTCACGCCTTCTAATAACCaccaccagcagcagcagcggcCGCCAAGCTCCTTGCTACTCCCCAATGGTCCTCGGCCCAAATCGCCTCCTAAGCCTGCTGCTGCTACAGAAGCCTCATCGGGTCTTGATAATAATTCAGGATCGCAGAAGCAGCTGCAGCGGAGCGTCGGGAAGGAGTCTTCTTTGGATTCAGCTGGTACTGCAGCAGCGGTGCTCACTCGCTGGAGGCCTCTGAAGCTTGTCTATGACCACGACATAAGGCTGGCCCGGATGCCAGCCAAGTGCAGCTTCAAGACATTGAGAGAAGTCGTGGCAAATCGGTTCCCGTCATCCAAATCGGTGCTGATCAAGTATAAGGATGCCGAAGGTGATCTTGTTACTATTACTAGCTCTGTAGAGCTTAGATTGGCTGAATCTTGTGCCGATCAGCTTGCTCCTCCAAAAGATAGCAAGGAAAGCCCTGAAATAAATAAGGATGAGAAGCTTCAGGCGTTGAGGCTTCACATTGTGGATGTGATCCCCGAGCAAGAACCTTCACTGCcacaagaagaagatgaagaagaagaagagaagccgGTGGAGGATGAGGGGTTGACAAAGGTGGATGAGAGCTTGTCTCATTCTTCCGCAGGGGATTCTGGGTTGGATGGTGTGGACAATGAGGTCATGAAGACGGACCAAGAGAAAGAGCTTCCAAAAGAAAGCGGTTTGGATGGAAAGAAGGAATGTGATCATGCTGAGTGCAAGGAAGTTGAGattgatgattggttgtttgaTTTTGCTCAGCTGTTCCGCAATCAGGTTGGCATTGATCCAGATGCTCATTTGGACTTGCATGAGCTTGGGATGGAGCTGTGTTCTGAGGCACTCGAGGAAACGGTGACGAGTGAGGAAGCACAACGCCTCTTTGAGATGGCTGCTGCTAAGTTCCAGGAGGTGGCTGCACTGGCTTTCTTCAATTGGGGGAATGTTCACATGTGTGCTGCAAGGAAACGCATCCCTCTGGATGAGTCTTCACCCAAAGAAGTCTTGGCGGCTCAGCTACAAACAGCTTATGATTGGGTCCGGGAGAGGTATGCTCTTGCTGGGCAGAAGTATGAGGAGGCCCTTCGAATCAAGCCTGACTTCTATGAAGGGTTGCTTGCCTTGGGGCAGCAGCATTTTGAGACTGCAAAGCTCCACTGGTCCTTTGCATTGGCTAATAAGATTGATCTGTCGACATGGGACCCTGGGGAGACAATCAATCTATTTAATAGTGCAGAAGAGAAGATGAAGGCTGCGACTGAGATGTGGGAGAAGGTGGAAGAGCAAAGGATTATTGAGCTTAAAGACCCTGGGATGAGCAAGAAAGATGAGCtgctgaagaggaggaagaaacaaGGGGTGCTGGATGGCCAGGGGGAGTTGTCAGCTGATGAGGCAGCGGAGCAAGCTGCAGTAATGAGATCTCAGATACATTTGTTTTGGGGTAACATGCTTTTCGAGCGCTCGCAAGTGGAATTCAAGCTTGGGGTTGGTGATTGGAAGAAGAATCTTGATGCAGCTGTTGAGCGCTTTAAGCTAGCCGGGGCTTCAGAAGCTGAAATCTCTGTGGTTCTGAAAAACCATTCATCCAATGTAGCTGGTGTGGAGTCtgatgaagggaaaggaagaatatCGAGCAATGGTGCTTCTGAGACAAATGTCAAGGATGAAGATAATAGTGTGCTTGAAAATTAA
- the LOC103717063 gene encoding nucleobase-ascorbate transporter 1-like: protein MADISHLPMEQLQDLEYCIDSNPPWIETILLGFQNYVLMLGTTVMIPSLLVPLMGGNDGERIWVIQTSLFVSGINTLLQSLFGTRLPTVMGGSFAYVIPILYIMRDSSLQRIPDPHERFLHTMRAIQGALILASTLQIILGYSQLWGLFSRFFSPLGMAPVIGLVGLGLFERGFPAVGNCVEIGIPMLLMLVGLSQYLKHFRPFRDIPIFERLPVLICVTVIWIYSLILTAGGAYNHRPIKTQDSCRTDRANFISSAPWFKFPYPLQWGAPTFDAGHTVAMMAAILVSVAESTGAYKAASRLAIATPPPAYVLSRGIGWQGIGVLLDGLFGTGTGTTVSVENVGLLGLTRVGSRRVVQISAGFMIFFSTLGKFGAVFASIPFPIFAALYCVLFGLVASVGISFLQFTNMNSMRNLIITGLSLFLGISVPQYFNDTLLSSGHGPVHTRAGWFNEFLNTIFLSPPTVGLIVSVFLDNTLEVEKYKKDRGMPWWVKFRTFRGDNRNEEFYTLPFNLNKFFPPT from the exons ATGGCAGACATAAGCCACTTACCAATGGAGCAGCTCCAAGACCTGGAGTACTGCATAGACTCCAACCCGCCTTGGA TTGAAACTATTTTGCTGGGATTTCAAAACTACGTCCTGATGCTTGGCACTACTGTGATGATTCCTTCACTTCTTGTTCCTCTGATGGGTGGAAATGAT GGTGAAAGGATCTGGGTCATACAAACGTCATTGTTTGTGTCTGGCATCAACACGCTTTTACAATCACTATTCGGCACACGTTTGCCAACTGTCATGGGTGGTTCTTTTGCTTATGTTATACCAATCCTTTATATAATGCGCGACTCATCACTGCAACGAATTCCTGATCCACATGAA agaTTCCTACATACCATGCGAGCTATTCAAGGAGCACTTATCTTAGCATCGACTTTGCAAATAATACTTGGCTACAGCCAGTTGTGGGGACTCTTTTCAAG GTTCTTCAGTCCTCTTGGTATGGCACCTGTGATTGGATTGGTTGGTTTGGGGCTGTTTGAACGAGGTTTTCCTGCG GTAGGAAACTGCGTGGAAATTGGTATACCGATGCTTCTAATGCTTGTTGGACTGTCACAg TATTTGAAGCATTTTAGGCCATTCCGGGACATTCCCATCTTTGAGCGCTTACCAGTTCTTATATGTGTCACAGTCATTTGGATATATTCTCTTATTCTAACAGCAGGGGGTGCGTACAACCATAGACCCATCAAAACTCAAGACAGTTGTCGCACTGACAgagcaaatttcatatcatctGCCCCTTG GTTCAAGTTTCCATATCCCTTACAGTGGGGGGCACCAACATTTGATGCTGGTCATACAGTTGCCATGATGGCTGCTATATTAGTGTCAGTTGCAGAG TCAACTGGTGCATACAAGGCTGCCTCACGCCTAGCTATTGCCACTCCTCCTCCTGCTTATGTTTTGAGCCGAGGCATTGGCTGGCAG GGGATAGGTGTGCTGCTGGATGGTTTATTTGGAACAGGGACAGGCACTACTGTTTCTGT GGAGAACGTGGGGCTTCTTGGACTAACTCGAGTTGGCAGCCGCAGAGTTGTTCAGATATCAGCTGGATTCATGATATTTTTTTCCACTTTAG GGAAGTTTGGAGCTGTCTTTGCATCAATTCCGTTCCCTATATTTGCTGCTCTGTATTGTGTACTTTTTGGCCTTGTCG CATCTGTTGGGATATCATTTCTTCAGTTCACCAATATGAACTCTATGAGAAACCTCATCATTACTGGGCTCTCGCTTTTCCTTGGGATATCTGTTCCCCAGTATTTCAATGACACTCTGCTTTCTTCTGGACATGGCCCAGTACATACACGTGCAGGATGG TTCAATGAATTCTTGAATACCATATTTTTGTCACCGCCGACTGTGGGGTTGATTGTTAGTGTATTTTTGGACAACACATTGGAAGTTGAGAAGTATAAGAAGGATAGAGGTATGCCATGGTGGGTAAAATTCAGAACATTCAGAGGGGACAACCGGAATGAGGAGTTCTATACGCTTCCATTCAATCTCAACAAGTTCTTTCCTCCTACCTAG